From the genome of Papaver somniferum cultivar HN1 chromosome 2, ASM357369v1, whole genome shotgun sequence, one region includes:
- the LOC113351432 gene encoding uncharacterized protein LOC113351432, which produces MYDAHLLFGRPWQYDMYAIHNCFENTYTFFNDGKKKTLVPSKSTAIYKEHSDGNTSALVASIVKQLRTHSISSHEESKPMIVIPEKVKPLINQFHGLFPDELQKSFPPLRDLQHHIDFIPGATNHVHYRLSPKEHEILQGQVNNLLEKGLIRLSKIPCASPAFLVDKKDGG; this is translated from the coding sequence ATGTATGATGCACATTTATTATTTGGAAGGCCTTGGCAGTATGATATGTATGCAATTCACAATTGTTTTGAGAATACATATACCTTTTTCAATGATGGAAAGAAGAAAACTTTAGTTCCTTCTAAATCTACAGCTATTTACAAAGAGCATAGCGATGGCAACACAAGCGCATTAGTGGCAAGCATTGTAAAACAGTTGCGAACACATTCTATTAGTTCACATGAAGAGTCTAAACCAATGATAGTCATACCAGAAAAGGTGAAACCTTTGATCAATCAGTTCCATGGTTTATTTCCGGACGAACTACAAAAATCTTTTCCTCCTTTAAGAGATTTACAACATCATATAGATTTTATTCCAGGTGCAACTAATCATGTTCATTACAGATTAAGCCCTAAGGAGCATGAGATTCTGCAAGGACAAGTGAATAATTTATTGGAGAAAGGTTTGATCAGGTTGAGTAAAATTCCTTGTGCTAGTCCAGCATTTCTTGTCGACAAAAAAGATGGAGGATAG